Proteins encoded by one window of Ignavibacteriota bacterium:
- a CDS encoding F0F1 ATP synthase subunit B codes for MLLFSGGESSGSLLDVNPGLIVWTAVTFILLLLVLKKMAWKPILTSLNERENFIKQSVEKAETAKKEAEALLEQNKQNLAKAEDEAQKIIAQGREYAESLKSQIVEESKNEAKKMIENASLEIERKNAEAFNTLKDEVASIAVQAAEKILRANLDKDKQEKIVSEFIKDLSKN; via the coding sequence ATGTTACTTTTTTCAGGCGGTGAAAGTTCCGGCAGTCTTTTAGATGTTAATCCAGGCTTAATTGTTTGGACAGCTGTAACATTTATTTTATTGCTGTTAGTACTGAAAAAGATGGCTTGGAAACCAATATTGACCTCGCTTAATGAAAGAGAAAATTTTATTAAACAATCGGTTGAAAAAGCTGAAACTGCGAAAAAAGAAGCGGAAGCGCTTCTTGAACAAAATAAGCAGAATTTAGCAAAAGCCGAAGATGAAGCTCAGAAGATAATTGCGCAAGGCAGAGAATATGCCGAAAGTTTGAAATCCCAAATAGTTGAGGAAAGTAAAAACGAAGCAAAGAAAATGATTGAAAACGCTTCATTGGAAATTGAAAGAAAAAATGCTGAAGCTTTCAATACTCTTAAAGATGAAGTTGCTTCAATAGCAGTACAAGCTGCAGAAAAAATTCTAAGAGCAAACTTAGATAAAGATAAACAAGAAAAAATTGTGAGTGAATTTATTAAAGATTTATCGAAGAATTAA
- a CDS encoding GWxTD domain-containing protein — MKKTILVFFLFLNSFFCQSNVKFDFDFAQFQYDSTNNYLEIYYAFYPADFKTIKEDGQTVIKAKMTIQIQNSTTDELVVNKDWKLTQPMKDTADYKNGKSLLGVVGFNLKTGSYSIDISIEDILNQNARKEFTENIIIIPFSRRNFAISDIELATRIINENANKNSIFYKNTLEVFPNPSIVYSDKSPVLFYYSEIYNLQNISAAKVILERKLYDSKNNLVYENSKEVQANKTSIVEVGIVSLKKFPTDTYTFVIKLIDSKSKQSTTSSKKFYFVNPGIAVAKNSNKNPNYINSEFGVMELEECDDLFEKSKFIAEKFEIDEYKKLDSIDKKREFLFNFWKKRDESPETQSNEFKKIYLSRVEISNSKYKFLSTSGFKTDRGRVYILYGEPDEIDRFPNETDTKPYEIWAYNDIEGGVIFIFGDFSGYGNYELIHSTKRGEIQDPNWLNRISAN; from the coding sequence ATGAAAAAAACTATTCTTGTTTTTTTTCTTTTTCTTAATTCTTTTTTTTGTCAAAGCAATGTAAAATTTGATTTTGACTTTGCTCAATTCCAATATGATTCAACTAACAATTATTTGGAAATTTATTACGCTTTTTATCCAGCTGACTTTAAAACAATTAAAGAAGACGGACAAACAGTAATAAAAGCAAAAATGACGATTCAAATTCAAAACAGTACAACTGACGAATTGGTTGTAAATAAAGATTGGAAATTAACACAGCCAATGAAAGATACGGCCGATTATAAAAATGGGAAGTCGCTACTTGGTGTTGTTGGATTCAATCTGAAAACCGGTTCTTATTCAATTGATATAAGCATTGAAGATATACTTAATCAGAATGCAAGAAAAGAATTTACAGAAAACATAATTATAATACCTTTTTCCAGAAGAAATTTTGCGATTAGCGATATTGAGTTAGCCACAAGAATTATAAATGAAAACGCTAATAAGAATTCTATATTCTATAAAAACACACTTGAGGTTTTTCCAAATCCTTCAATAGTTTATTCTGATAAATCACCAGTACTTTTTTATTATTCAGAAATTTACAATCTACAAAATATTTCTGCTGCAAAAGTAATTCTTGAAAGAAAGTTATACGACAGCAAAAATAATTTAGTTTATGAAAATTCAAAAGAGGTTCAGGCAAATAAAACTTCTATAGTTGAAGTTGGGATTGTAAGTCTAAAAAAATTTCCAACTGATACTTACACTTTTGTCATAAAATTAATTGATAGCAAATCTAAACAGTCCACAACATCCAGCAAGAAATTTTATTTTGTTAATCCCGGTATTGCAGTTGCAAAAAATTCGAACAAAAATCCTAATTACATCAACTCAGAATTTGGTGTGATGGAATTGGAAGAATGTGATGATCTTTTTGAAAAATCAAAATTTATAGCTGAAAAATTTGAAATTGACGAATATAAAAAATTAGATTCAATAGATAAAAAGAGAGAATTTCTCTTTAATTTTTGGAAAAAAAGAGATGAATCGCCGGAAACACAATCAAATGAGTTTAAGAAAATATATCTATCAAGAGTAGAAATTTCCAATTCTAAATATAAATTTCTTTCAACATCCGGATTTAAAACTGATAGAGGAAGAGTTTATATTTTATACGGTGAGCCCGATGAAATTGATAGATTTCCCAATGAAACGGATACCAAGCCATACGAAATTTGGGCTTACAATGATATTGAAGGCGGAGTAATTTTTATTTTTGGAGATTTTAGCGGTTATGGAAATTACGAACTAATCCATTCTACAAAACGCGGTGAAATTCAAGACCCGAATTGGCTTAACAGAATTAGCGCAAATTAA
- the atpE gene encoding ATP synthase F0 subunit C: MEFAYLAAGLGAGLTIFGGALGIGKLAASAMEASGRQPEAAGDIRTSMIIAAALIEGISLFALVICILLALK; this comes from the coding sequence ATGGAATTTGCTTATTTAGCTGCTGGTTTGGGTGCCGGATTAACAATTTTTGGCGGTGCTTTAGGAATTGGAAAATTAGCTGCATCAGCAATGGAAGCAAGTGGTCGTCAGCCAGAAGCTGCCGGAGATATTAGAACTTCAATGATTATTGCTGCTGCTCTTATTGAAGGTATTTCGCTATTTGCACTTGTAATCTGTATTCTTTTAGCTCTTAAATAG
- a CDS encoding KH domain-containing protein: MKEFVEFIAKHLVDSPDGVSIQESVPNENTVELTLKVSADDVGKVIGKQGKTAQAMRTLLTAIAAKEGKRAILKILD; encoded by the coding sequence ATGAAAGAATTCGTTGAATTTATTGCAAAACACTTGGTCGATAGCCCTGACGGCGTGAGCATTCAGGAGTCTGTACCCAACGAAAATACTGTGGAGCTTACCCTAAAAGTTAGCGCCGATGACGTTGGTAAAGTTATTGGCAAACAAGGTAAGACTGCTCAAGCAATGAGAACTCTTCTTACGGCAATTGCCGCTAAAGAAGGTAAGAGAGCAATACTTAAAATTCTTGACTAA
- the atpG gene encoding ATP synthase F1 subunit gamma translates to MATLRDIKQRISGIKSTQQITKAMKMVAAARLRRAQENIINAKPYSRKMAEVLSHLLKSLGNNNPLFIEREVKSCAVVVVTSDRGLCGGFNMNAIRLTEDTLNNELKNLGNVDLYCVGKKGYDYFKTKSNVKIVGAYPGIFSKLEFEFAATLANDLSAKFLSGAYDKVLIIYNEFKSVIQQKITLKQFLPIQNIENSADSGIKHIEYIYEPNQKEIVDSLLPRHLKGQMWTVLLDSYAAELGARMTAMEMATENAKEMIRTLQIKYNKERQASITKEILEIVSGANALKSA, encoded by the coding sequence ATGGCAACATTAAGAGATATTAAACAAAGAATTAGCGGTATTAAAAGTACTCAGCAAATTACAAAAGCAATGAAAATGGTTGCCGCTGCAAGGTTGCGCAGAGCTCAAGAAAATATTATTAATGCCAAACCATATTCAAGAAAAATGGCTGAAGTATTGAGTCATCTATTGAAAAGTTTGGGCAATAATAATCCTTTATTCATAGAAAGAGAAGTTAAATCTTGCGCGGTTGTAGTTGTAACTTCAGATAGAGGATTATGCGGCGGTTTTAATATGAATGCTATCCGCTTGACTGAAGACACGCTTAATAATGAATTAAAAAATCTTGGTAATGTTGATTTATATTGTGTTGGTAAAAAAGGTTATGATTATTTTAAGACAAAGAGTAATGTAAAAATTGTTGGCGCATATCCAGGTATATTTTCAAAACTGGAATTTGAATTTGCCGCGACTCTTGCAAATGATTTATCTGCAAAATTTTTAAGCGGAGCTTATGATAAAGTTCTAATTATTTATAATGAATTTAAATCCGTAATTCAACAGAAGATTACTTTAAAACAATTTTTACCAATTCAAAATATTGAAAACTCTGCCGATTCCGGAATAAAACATATTGAATATATTTATGAACCGAATCAAAAAGAAATTGTTGATTCACTGTTGCCAAGACATTTAAAAGGTCAAATGTGGACTGTTCTTTTGGATTCATACGCAGCTGAATTAGGCGCAAGAATGACAGCCATGGAAATGGCAACTGAAAACGCTAAAGAAATGATAAGGACATTGCAAATTAAATATAACAAGGAAAGACAGGCTTCTATTACAAAAGAAATTTTAGAAATAGTTTCAGGTGCAAATGCACTTAAATCCGCGTAA
- a CDS encoding polymer-forming cytoskeletal protein, with amino-acid sequence MSKKENGYSEDVSILSDGVNIEGKISSNGNVRIDGKINGDVNVKGNLTLGQSAEIKGQVSAKNMTVSGKVEGVLKIEEKLTLEASSVIKGDIITKILVVIEGAKFDGKSSMTNNTSNNLFSESGTK; translated from the coding sequence ATGTCAAAAAAAGAAAATGGTTATTCTGAAGATGTAAGTATTTTAAGTGACGGTGTTAATATTGAAGGTAAAATATCAAGTAATGGTAATGTTAGAATTGATGGTAAAATTAACGGTGATGTAAATGTAAAAGGAAATCTTACTCTTGGACAATCTGCTGAAATAAAGGGACAAGTTTCAGCTAAAAACATGACTGTTAGCGGTAAAGTTGAGGGTGTACTTAAAATTGAAGAAAAACTTACTCTTGAAGCATCAAGTGTAATTAAAGGGGATATTATAACAAAAATTTTAGTTGTTATTGAAGGCGCTAAATTTGATGGAAAAAGTTCAATGACAAACAATACGTCAAATAATTTATTTTCTGAAAGTGGAACAAAATAA
- a CDS encoding lysophospholipid acyltransferase family protein, giving the protein MPDKYKLEFYFFIILGKLLGVFGFKNAKHSAKFFAIIFFYLIPIRKQVVIKNLSIAFPHLSKNEIKKLAFKNYINVAQTFLEIFHLEKFGKNELLSLFTEENLNDLKKITENKQGIIFLTGHVGNWELGALVGGLILESKVNVLIKNQKNPYVRDWMKSIREKFGNKQITLGTNVREIYSAIKKGEIVGIVGDQRGPRDAMKVNFFGRKTSVFSGTATIAVKTNCPVIFVFIVRKQNGQFDLILTEFKMDESLKTKEEKIFYFNQYFMEQLEEIIRKYPDQWLWMHNIWKY; this is encoded by the coding sequence ATGCCAGATAAATATAAATTAGAATTCTACTTTTTTATTATTTTGGGAAAACTATTAGGCGTTTTTGGATTTAAAAATGCTAAGCATTCCGCCAAATTTTTTGCGATTATTTTTTTCTATCTTATTCCAATTCGTAAACAAGTAGTGATTAAAAATCTTTCAATTGCTTTTCCGCATCTCAGTAAAAATGAAATTAAAAAATTAGCATTCAAAAATTATATAAATGTTGCCCAAACGTTTTTAGAAATTTTCCATTTAGAAAAATTCGGCAAAAATGAATTACTCTCCTTATTTACCGAAGAAAATTTAAATGACCTGAAAAAAATTACTGAAAATAAGCAAGGAATAATTTTCCTTACAGGTCATGTTGGTAATTGGGAGCTTGGCGCATTGGTCGGCGGACTTATTCTTGAAAGCAAAGTAAATGTATTAATTAAAAATCAAAAAAATCCATATGTACGCGACTGGATGAAAAGTATACGAGAAAAATTTGGGAACAAACAAATTACTTTAGGAACCAATGTTAGAGAAATTTATTCCGCTATAAAAAAAGGTGAAATTGTTGGAATTGTTGGCGATCAGCGTGGACCAAGAGATGCAATGAAAGTAAATTTTTTTGGCAGAAAAACTTCTGTTTTCAGCGGAACGGCAACTATAGCTGTTAAAACTAATTGTCCGGTAATTTTTGTTTTCATTGTAAGAAAACAAAATGGTCAATTCGATTTGATTTTAACAGAATTTAAAATGGACGAAAGTCTTAAAACAAAGGAAGAAAAGATATTTTATTTTAATCAATATTTTATGGAGCAATTAGAAGAAATAATTAGAAAATATCCCGATCAGTGGTTATGGATGCATAACATTTGGAAATATTGA
- the ffh gene encoding signal recognition particle protein yields MLEDITLKFEKALKKVTGQGRITENNISETLREIRRVLLDADVNYKVAKDFIEQVKEKALGQEVLVSVTPGQLITKIIYDELTKLMGSTSQELKLNPNGPTVVLMVGLQGSGKTTFSGKLAKYLSDKKRKVLLTAADIYRPAAIDQLKMLGKQINVPVFSIDGSKDAVKIAEESVKFAKENSLNTIIIDTAGRLHVDQELMDEVLAIKNKVNPTEILFVVDSMTGQDAVNSAKAFNDVMNFDGVVLSKLDGDSRGGCALSIKAVVEKPIKFVSLGEKLDSIEVFHPDRLASRIIGRGDVISLVEKAQQQFDDKEAEDLEKKLLANKFDFEDFLKQIKMIKKMGSLKSLISMIPGVSSAVKNAEIDDKQLVRVESIIQSMTKEERAKPKILNGSRRKRIARGSGNSIQDVNRLIKQYDEMLRMMKQFNSKGGKKLLGNLNNLKYN; encoded by the coding sequence ATGCTTGAAGATATTACTTTAAAATTTGAAAAAGCTTTAAAAAAAGTTACAGGGCAAGGAAGAATTACCGAAAATAATATTTCCGAAACCCTTAGGGAAATTAGACGTGTTCTTTTAGATGCTGATGTTAATTATAAAGTCGCAAAAGATTTTATTGAACAAGTAAAAGAAAAAGCTTTAGGTCAGGAAGTTCTTGTTTCAGTTACGCCTGGTCAACTCATCACAAAAATTATTTATGATGAATTGACAAAACTGATGGGCTCTACGAGTCAAGAACTGAAATTAAACCCAAATGGTCCAACGGTTGTTTTAATGGTTGGATTACAGGGAAGCGGTAAAACAACTTTTAGCGGAAAATTGGCAAAATACCTTTCCGATAAAAAAAGAAAAGTACTGCTTACCGCGGCAGATATTTACAGACCCGCGGCAATTGATCAATTGAAAATGCTAGGAAAGCAGATAAATGTTCCTGTATTTAGCATTGACGGCAGTAAAGACGCTGTGAAAATTGCAGAAGAATCTGTTAAATTTGCCAAAGAAAATTCTTTAAATACGATTATTATTGATACAGCCGGAAGATTGCATGTTGACCAAGAACTTATGGATGAAGTTCTTGCAATTAAAAATAAAGTAAATCCAACGGAAATTTTATTTGTTGTAGACTCAATGACAGGTCAGGATGCGGTAAACTCGGCAAAGGCATTTAATGATGTAATGAATTTTGACGGAGTAGTTCTTTCTAAATTAGACGGAGATTCAAGAGGCGGATGCGCACTTTCTATTAAAGCAGTAGTTGAAAAGCCTATAAAATTTGTAAGTTTAGGCGAGAAATTAGATTCAATAGAAGTTTTTCATCCTGATAGGTTAGCCTCAAGAATTATTGGCCGAGGCGATGTAATTTCGCTTGTTGAAAAAGCTCAACAGCAGTTTGATGACAAAGAAGCCGAAGATTTAGAGAAAAAATTACTTGCGAATAAATTTGACTTTGAAGATTTTCTTAAGCAAATTAAGATGATTAAGAAAATGGGTTCTTTAAAATCATTGATAAGTATGATTCCTGGGGTTAGCTCTGCGGTAAAAAATGCCGAAATTGATGATAAGCAATTAGTTAGAGTTGAATCAATAATTCAATCAATGACAAAAGAGGAAAGGGCAAAACCTAAAATCTTAAACGGCAGTAGAAGGAAAAGAATTGCAAGAGGTAGCGGAAATTCTATACAAGATGTTAATCGTTTGATAAAGCAATATGACGAAATGCTTAGAATGATGAAACAATTTAATTCCAAGGGAGGAAAAAAACTACTTGGAAATTTAAATAATTTGAAATATAATTAA
- a CDS encoding F0F1 ATP synthase subunit alpha, with protein MMAHVRPDEVSAILRKQLSGFDNEIDIYDVGTVLSVGDGIAQVYGLSKVMASELIEFPNDIIGMVLNLDEDSVGCVLFGDSSLIKEGDEVKRTKRVASIQVGEEFLGRVITPLGIPIDGKGPIQSNKYLPIERKALGVVARHPVTEPLQTGIAAVDAMIPIGRGQRELIIGDRQTGKTAVAIDTIINQKYTHTEEAKANGIKPVYCVYVAIGQKASTVAQVVKKLEEQGAMAYTTVVSASSSDPAPLQYIAPYSGATLAEYFRDNGKHALAVYDDLSKQAVAYRELSLLLRRPPGREAYPGDIFYLHSRLLERASKLSEELGGGSLTALPIIETQQGDVSAYIPTNVISITDGQIYLEPNLFNAGVRPAINVGISVSRVGGNAQIKAMKKVAGTLKLDLAQYRELEAFAKFGSDLDQATQRTLAKGERLVELLKQGQYNPVPVEKQMVSIFAATNGFMDSISVKDVKRFEKEMLEYIEVNNKKLFEDIRVKKQLNDEIIENIKKIVSDFISKFKKSE; from the coding sequence ATAATGGCTCACGTTAGACCAGATGAAGTTTCTGCAATTTTAAGAAAACAATTATCCGGTTTTGATAATGAAATTGATATTTATGACGTTGGAACTGTTTTATCTGTTGGTGACGGAATTGCCCAAGTTTACGGACTTTCAAAAGTAATGGCGAGTGAACTAATTGAATTTCCTAACGATATAATTGGAATGGTATTAAATCTGGATGAAGACAGCGTAGGTTGCGTTCTTTTTGGTGATAGCTCACTTATTAAAGAAGGTGACGAAGTAAAAAGAACAAAACGTGTTGCTTCTATACAAGTCGGTGAAGAATTTTTAGGTAGAGTTATTACCCCGCTTGGTATTCCGATAGACGGTAAAGGACCAATTCAGTCTAATAAATACCTTCCAATTGAAAGAAAAGCTTTAGGTGTTGTTGCCAGGCATCCCGTTACAGAACCTTTGCAAACCGGAATTGCAGCTGTTGACGCAATGATTCCCATTGGCAGAGGTCAGCGTGAATTAATAATAGGCGACAGACAAACCGGTAAAACCGCAGTTGCCATTGATACAATAATAAATCAAAAATATACGCATACAGAAGAAGCAAAAGCGAATGGAATAAAACCAGTCTATTGTGTATATGTTGCAATTGGTCAAAAAGCTTCTACTGTAGCACAAGTTGTTAAAAAGTTGGAAGAGCAGGGAGCAATGGCTTATACAACGGTTGTGTCGGCTTCTAGTTCTGATCCGGCACCATTACAGTATATTGCTCCATATTCAGGCGCAACTTTGGCAGAATATTTTAGAGACAATGGAAAACATGCTTTAGCTGTTTATGATGATCTTTCTAAACAGGCTGTCGCGTATAGAGAACTTTCTCTTTTGTTAAGAAGACCTCCAGGACGTGAAGCCTATCCTGGTGATATTTTCTATTTGCATTCAAGACTTTTGGAAAGAGCTTCCAAATTGAGCGAAGAACTCGGAGGCGGCAGTTTAACCGCGCTGCCTATTATCGAAACACAGCAAGGCGACGTTTCAGCTTACATTCCAACTAATGTAATTTCTATTACAGACGGACAAATTTATTTGGAACCGAACTTATTTAATGCCGGTGTTCGTCCAGCAATTAACGTTGGTATAAGCGTTTCTAGAGTTGGCGGAAACGCTCAAATTAAAGCAATGAAAAAAGTTGCCGGAACTCTTAAATTAGATTTAGCACAATATAGAGAATTAGAAGCTTTTGCCAAATTTGGTTCAGATTTAGATCAAGCTACACAAAGAACGTTAGCAAAGGGTGAAAGATTAGTTGAACTTTTAAAACAAGGTCAATACAATCCGGTTCCTGTTGAAAAACAAATGGTTAGTATTTTTGCCGCAACAAATGGATTTATGGATAGCATAAGTGTTAAAGATGTTAAAAGATTTGAAAAAGAAATGCTTGAATATATTGAAGTAAATAATAAAAAATTGTTTGAAGACATTAGAGTAAAAAAACAATTAAACGATGAAATAATTGAAAATATTAAGAAAATTGTATCAGATTTTATTTCGAAATTTAAGAAAAGCGAATAA
- a CDS encoding M23 family metallopeptidase gives MKINFKELLKTSIYITPNIFSNETVRYKFRITELLLYLLAYTFLIVFFTVIILYLTPLKNSLFYYENSQMKTQAKKTIELEKKVIILTKELESIASTNKKLKYAYLLATSDSIDTTDAIYDSLKYEPNKNLPYGGSLLFIINSFINKITFFQDAEKSIFIKPSSGIIINDFNPEEGHFGIDFAVSSGTSIYASSGGLVIFADFTLDDGNKIIIQHENGYITIYKHCSTILKKERDFVNQGELIGLSGNTGKNTTGPHLHFEIWKLGKPVNPKEFFIK, from the coding sequence ATGAAAATAAACTTCAAAGAATTATTAAAGACAAGCATTTATATTACGCCGAATATTTTCAGCAATGAAACAGTAAGATATAAATTTAGAATAACGGAATTATTGCTTTATTTATTGGCGTATACTTTTTTAATTGTCTTTTTTACCGTAATAATTCTTTACCTAACTCCATTAAAAAATTCACTTTTTTATTATGAAAATAGTCAGATGAAAACTCAAGCTAAAAAAACAATTGAGCTGGAAAAAAAAGTAATTATTCTTACCAAAGAGTTGGAATCGATAGCATCTACAAATAAAAAACTGAAATACGCATATTTACTCGCAACCTCGGATTCAATTGATACTACAGATGCGATTTATGATAGTCTTAAATATGAACCTAATAAAAACCTTCCTTACGGCGGGAGTTTATTGTTTATTATAAATTCTTTTATAAATAAAATAACTTTTTTTCAAGATGCAGAGAAAAGTATTTTTATAAAACCGAGTTCGGGAATAATAATAAATGATTTCAATCCTGAAGAAGGACATTTTGGAATTGACTTTGCCGTATCATCAGGCACTTCAATTTATGCATCTTCGGGTGGATTAGTAATTTTTGCCGATTTTACACTTGACGACGGTAATAAAATAATAATTCAGCATGAAAACGGTTATATAACAATTTATAAACATTGTTCGACAATATTAAAAAAAGAAAGAGATTTTGTAAATCAAGGTGAGCTGATAGGCTTAAGCGGAAATACTGGAAAAAACACAACCGGTCCGCATCTTCACTTTGAAATATGGAAATTAGGCAAACCGGTAAATCCAAAAGAATTTTTCATCAAATGA
- the atpH gene encoding ATP synthase F1 subunit delta: MSEFVISTRYANAFMGIAEKNNLFPQIIAEVKFISKTLSNSKELRNLLVNPTINSQKKITILNEIFNSHISKELSDFLKFLVVKKRENLLTDIMKRFLNLADEKLNNANVNIISAIELSIDQKTNIETKLKEMLNKNIIAEYEIDNSIIGGFKAKFNDSIIDASIQHQLELLKKRLLKQSYLSN, from the coding sequence ATGAGTGAATTTGTAATTTCAACAAGATATGCTAATGCCTTTATGGGTATTGCCGAAAAGAATAATCTTTTTCCGCAAATTATTGCAGAGGTTAAATTTATAAGTAAAACTTTATCAAATTCAAAGGAATTGAGAAATTTACTCGTTAATCCAACAATAAATTCACAAAAGAAAATAACAATCTTAAATGAAATTTTTAATTCGCACATAAGTAAAGAATTAAGTGATTTCTTAAAATTTTTAGTAGTTAAAAAAAGAGAAAATCTTTTAACGGATATTATGAAAAGGTTTTTAAATTTAGCGGATGAAAAACTGAATAACGCAAACGTAAATATTATAAGCGCAATTGAGTTAAGTATTGACCAAAAAACTAACATTGAAACTAAATTGAAAGAAATGCTTAATAAAAATATTATTGCTGAGTATGAAATTGATAATTCAATCATTGGAGGTTTTAAAGCAAAATTCAATGACTCAATTATTGATGCATCAATTCAGCACCAATTGGAATTATTAAAGAAACGATTGTTAAAGCAAAGTTACTTAAGTAATTAA
- the atpB gene encoding F0F1 ATP synthase subunit A, producing MYSEEINNIADSLKTTANAHSEGGTGWIMHHIMDSRTLDFEPFFSIPLPQIHLFGLDISITKHIVFMWIAFAILVLIFRLVAKSYKKSLLPKGLTNVMEIMVLFVRDEIAKPTIGKGYERFLPYLLTVFFFILVCNFLGLLPYGSTATSNISVTATLAIISFIVIQAGGMIKNGMFGYFKGLIPHGVPTWLLPIMFVVEILGLFTKPFALAIRLFANMTAGHIVIMALLGLIFILHTYFVAPVSVAFALFIYLLEILVALIQAYIFTMLSSLFIGMAVHQEH from the coding sequence ATGTATTCCGAAGAGATTAATAACATTGCTGATAGTTTGAAAACGACGGCGAATGCACATAGTGAAGGCGGTACCGGTTGGATAATGCATCATATAATGGATAGCAGAACACTGGATTTTGAACCGTTTTTTTCTATTCCATTACCTCAAATTCATTTGTTTGGTCTTGATATTTCAATTACTAAGCATATTGTTTTTATGTGGATCGCTTTCGCAATTTTGGTTTTGATTTTCAGACTGGTCGCTAAATCATATAAAAAATCATTATTGCCAAAAGGACTCACTAATGTTATGGAAATAATGGTTCTTTTTGTAAGAGATGAAATTGCCAAACCAACAATTGGAAAGGGTTACGAAAGGTTTTTACCATATTTATTGACTGTATTCTTTTTTATTCTTGTATGTAATTTTTTAGGATTGCTTCCTTATGGTTCAACAGCAACAAGTAATATTTCGGTTACGGCTACGCTGGCAATAATTTCTTTCATTGTTATTCAGGCTGGTGGAATGATCAAGAATGGAATGTTCGGTTACTTTAAAGGGTTAATTCCGCATGGCGTTCCTACTTGGCTGTTACCAATAATGTTTGTTGTTGAAATACTTGGTTTATTTACAAAACCATTTGCCTTAGCAATCAGGTTATTTGCAAATATGACAGCCGGGCATATTGTTATTATGGCTTTGCTCGGACTTATATTTATTTTACACACTTATTTTGTTGCGCCGGTTTCGGTCGCATTTGCTTTATTTATTTATTTACTTGAAATTTTAGTTGCATTGATTCAAGCATATATATTTACAATGTTGTCATCACTGTTTATAGGTATGGCAGTTCATCAAGAACATTAA
- a CDS encoding AtpZ/AtpI family protein, which produces MFFLGKWLDDKIQIYPVLTIIFTLLGGFAGIYNVIKATLELNKKKK; this is translated from the coding sequence ATGTTCTTTTTAGGAAAATGGTTAGATGATAAAATTCAAATTTACCCTGTTCTTACAATAATTTTCACATTACTGGGCGGATTTGCCGGAATTTATAATGTAATTAAAGCTACTCTTGAATTAAATAAAAAGAAAAAGTGA
- the rpsP gene encoding 30S ribosomal protein S16, whose translation MAVKLRLLRMGKKRQPIYKVVAADVRSPRDGKIIEAVGSYNPKSNPAAVDLNEERVLYWLNCGAQPTITVKTLLNKEGILLKRDLKKQGLNESEINAKFEDWKNLKNSVLADKNAKAEKKKQEKAEADKKKLAQELKEKESENTEVKDTASGEVS comes from the coding sequence TTGGCAGTAAAGTTAAGATTATTAAGAATGGGCAAAAAAAGACAACCTATTTATAAAGTTGTAGCTGCTGATGTTCGTTCACCAAGAGATGGAAAAATTATTGAAGCTGTTGGATCTTATAATCCAAAAAGTAATCCTGCTGCGGTAGATCTGAATGAAGAAAGAGTTCTTTATTGGTTAAACTGCGGTGCACAGCCAACAATAACGGTAAAAACTTTGTTAAATAAAGAAGGAATTTTGCTCAAAAGAGATCTTAAAAAACAAGGTCTTAACGAAAGTGAAATTAATGCAAAGTTTGAAGATTGGAAAAATTTGAAAAATTCTGTTCTTGCAGATAAAAATGCTAAAGCTGAAAAAAAGAAACAAGAAAAAGCTGAAGCTGATAAGAAAAAGTTAGCACAAGAATTGAAAGAGAAAGAATCTGAAAATACGGAAGTTAAGGATACAGCTTCTGGGGAAGTTTCTTAA